In Halomonas alkalicola, the following proteins share a genomic window:
- a CDS encoding FKBP-type peptidyl-prolyl cis-trans isomerase — MQIAQNSVVAFHYTLTNDSGEVLDSSEGREPLTYLHGAGNIIPGLEKELEGRQAGDSLNAVVSPAEGYGEKQEQLVQEVPRDAFQGVEGIEPGMQFQAQTQGGPLMVTVTKVEGDTVTVDGNHPLAGQTLNFAVEIASVREASQEEIEHGHVHGEGGHQH, encoded by the coding sequence ATGCAGATTGCGCAGAACTCCGTTGTCGCGTTCCACTACACCCTGACCAACGACTCAGGTGAGGTGCTGGACAGTTCGGAAGGCCGCGAGCCGCTGACCTACCTCCATGGCGCCGGCAACATCATTCCGGGCCTCGAGAAGGAACTGGAAGGCCGCCAGGCGGGAGACTCCCTCAACGCCGTGGTATCACCGGCCGAAGGCTATGGCGAGAAGCAGGAGCAGCTGGTGCAGGAAGTGCCCCGCGATGCCTTCCAGGGCGTCGAGGGCATCGAGCCGGGCATGCAGTTCCAGGCCCAGACTCAGGGCGGCCCGCTGATGGTCACCGTGACCAAGGTCGAGGGTGACACCGTCACTGTCGACGGCAACCACCCGCTGGCCGGCCAGACCCTGAACTTCGCCGTCGAGATCGCCTCGGTGCGTGAGGCCAGCCAGGAAGAGATCGAGCACGGCCACGTGCACGGCGAGGGCGGTCACCAGCACTGA
- a CDS encoding isocitrate lyase, with the protein MSYQDDIKALSQLREAMQGKWADISPESAARMRAQNRFKTGLDIAKYTAKIMREDMAAYDADTAQYTQSLGCWHGFIGQQKLISIKKHFGTTKRRYLYLSGWMVAALRSEFGPLPDQSMHEKTAVSGLIGELYTFLRQADAWELNHLFRALEEANQAGDSAKAAELVKQIDNHETHVVPIIADIDAGFGNAEATYLLAKQMIEAGACCIQIENQVSDEKQCGHQDGKVTVPHEDFLAKINAVRYAFLELGVDDGVIVARTDSLGAGLTQKIAVTNEPGDLGDQYNSFLDGDYIDSADQIDNGDVVIKSEGKLKKLKRLASGLFQFKPGTGEDRVVLDCITSLQNGADLIWIETEKPHVGQIAGMVNRIRQAVPDAKLVYNNSPSFNWTLNFRQQVFDAWEKEGKDVSAYDRAKMMSPEYDATELAQLADEWTRNFQRDSSREAGIFHHLITLPTYHTAALSTDNLAKGYFGDEGMLAYVEGVQRREIRQGIATVKHQDMAGSNIGDDHKEFFHGEAALKAGGKDNTMNQFG; encoded by the coding sequence ATGTCATACCAGGACGATATCAAGGCACTGTCCCAGCTGCGTGAAGCCATGCAAGGCAAGTGGGCGGACATCAGCCCCGAGAGCGCCGCCCGCATGCGTGCCCAGAACCGCTTCAAGACTGGCCTGGACATCGCCAAGTACACCGCCAAGATCATGCGGGAAGACATGGCGGCCTACGACGCCGACACCGCCCAGTACACCCAGTCCCTGGGCTGCTGGCACGGCTTCATCGGCCAGCAGAAGCTGATCTCCATCAAGAAGCACTTCGGCACCACCAAGCGTCGCTACCTCTACCTCTCCGGCTGGATGGTCGCCGCCCTGCGCTCCGAGTTCGGCCCGCTGCCCGACCAGTCCATGCACGAGAAGACCGCCGTCTCCGGCCTGATCGGTGAGCTCTACACCTTCCTGCGCCAGGCCGACGCCTGGGAACTGAACCACCTGTTCCGCGCTCTGGAAGAGGCCAACCAGGCCGGCGACAGCGCCAAGGCCGCCGAGCTGGTGAAGCAGATCGACAACCACGAGACCCACGTGGTGCCGATCATCGCCGACATCGATGCCGGTTTCGGCAACGCCGAGGCCACCTACCTGCTGGCCAAGCAGATGATCGAGGCGGGTGCCTGCTGCATCCAGATCGAGAACCAGGTCTCCGACGAGAAGCAGTGCGGCCACCAGGACGGCAAGGTCACCGTGCCCCACGAGGACTTCCTGGCCAAGATCAACGCCGTGCGCTACGCCTTCCTGGAGCTTGGCGTTGACGATGGCGTCATCGTCGCCCGCACCGACTCCCTGGGCGCCGGCCTGACCCAGAAGATCGCCGTGACCAACGAGCCGGGCGACCTGGGCGACCAGTACAACAGCTTCCTCGACGGCGACTACATCGACAGCGCCGACCAGATCGACAACGGCGACGTGGTCATCAAGTCCGAAGGCAAGCTGAAGAAGCTCAAGCGTCTCGCTTCCGGCCTCTTCCAGTTCAAGCCGGGCACCGGCGAGGACCGCGTGGTGCTGGACTGCATCACCAGCCTGCAGAACGGCGCCGACCTGATCTGGATCGAGACCGAGAAGCCCCACGTCGGCCAGATCGCCGGCATGGTCAACCGCATCCGCCAGGCGGTGCCGGACGCCAAGCTGGTCTACAACAACTCGCCCTCCTTCAACTGGACCCTCAACTTCCGCCAGCAGGTGTTCGACGCCTGGGAGAAGGAAGGCAAGGATGTCTCCGCCTATGACCGCGCCAAGATGATGAGCCCGGAGTACGACGCCACCGAGCTGGCCCAGCTGGCCGACGAGTGGACCCGCAACTTCCAGCGCGACTCCTCTCGCGAGGCGGGCATCTTCCACCACCTGATCACCCTGCCGACCTACCACACGGCGGCTCTCTCCACCGACAACCTGGCCAAGGGCTACTTCGGCGACGAGGGCATGCTGGCCTACGTGGAGGGCGTGCAGCGCCGCGAGATCCGTCAGGGTATCGCCACCGTCAAGCACCAGGACATGGCCGGCTCCAACATCGGAGACGACCACAAGGAGTTCTTCCACGGCGAGGCCGCACTGAAGGCCGGTGGCAAGGACAACACCATGAACCAGTTCGGCTGA
- a CDS encoding GNAT family N-acetyltransferase: MQNAKLEIREGSWEALGAEATEIRRMVFIEEQRVPLEEEWDGRDPACRHFLALLEGLPVGTARLLPDAHIGRVAVLAEARGSGIGAALMAAAIEAARRDGHPAVELAAQTHALAFYARLGFIPFGDEFLDAGILHRNMRLPLACS; the protein is encoded by the coding sequence ATGCAAAATGCCAAGCTGGAGATTCGCGAGGGGAGCTGGGAGGCGCTGGGCGCCGAGGCCACCGAGATCCGCCGGATGGTCTTCATCGAGGAGCAGCGCGTCCCCCTCGAGGAGGAGTGGGACGGCCGCGATCCCGCGTGTCGCCACTTCCTCGCCCTGCTGGAGGGGCTCCCGGTGGGCACCGCCCGCCTGCTGCCCGACGCCCATATCGGCCGGGTCGCAGTGCTTGCCGAAGCTCGCGGCTCAGGGATCGGCGCGGCGCTGATGGCGGCGGCCATCGAGGCCGCCCGCCGCGACGGCCACCCCGCCGTGGAGCTCGCCGCCCAGACCCACGCCCTCGCCTTCTACGCACGGCTGGGCTTCATTCCCTTCGGTGACGAATTCCTCGACGCCGGTATCTTGCACCGCAATATGCGCCTTCCGCTGGCCTGTTCCTGA
- a CDS encoding cupin domain-containing protein: MLGGLTAAEFLGDFWQQKPLLIRGAFPDFECPLDPDELAGLACEEGVEARLVEEHGKAGPWQVSHGPFDERTFARLPERDWTLLVQAVDHYVPEVAELLEAFDFLPRWRLDDIMISYAPPGGSVGPHVDQYDVFLLQGLGRRRWQLGGKVSDDAPLIAGIDLRILERFEVEHDDDWVLEPGDMLYLPPGWAHHGVSQSDDCLTLSVGFRAPSADEAITSFADFLGEQLPASKRYSDAGMAPLGDPAELDDAAIARMRALILETLDDPAQLAQWFGRVMTQPKYVDQLVASDTPTDPAALVAALQEGEMLVRSPGSRFAWRALDDERATLFADGDGVECPLALAQLVASELPLDAEALALPGAAELMTALLDAGSLAWADDE; the protein is encoded by the coding sequence ATGCTCGGCGGCCTGACCGCCGCCGAGTTCCTGGGCGACTTCTGGCAGCAGAAGCCGCTGCTGATCCGCGGCGCCTTTCCCGACTTCGAGTGCCCGCTGGACCCCGACGAGCTGGCGGGCCTGGCCTGCGAGGAGGGCGTCGAGGCCCGCCTGGTGGAGGAGCACGGCAAGGCCGGCCCCTGGCAGGTGAGCCACGGCCCCTTCGATGAGCGCACCTTCGCCCGGCTGCCCGAGCGAGACTGGACCCTGCTGGTGCAGGCCGTGGATCACTATGTGCCCGAGGTGGCCGAGCTGCTCGAGGCCTTCGACTTCCTGCCCCGCTGGCGGCTCGACGACATCATGATCAGCTACGCTCCCCCGGGCGGCAGCGTCGGCCCTCACGTCGACCAGTACGACGTCTTCCTGCTCCAGGGGCTGGGACGGCGCCGCTGGCAATTGGGCGGCAAGGTGTCCGACGACGCCCCGCTCATCGCTGGCATCGATCTGCGCATCCTCGAGCGCTTCGAGGTGGAGCACGACGACGACTGGGTGCTTGAGCCCGGCGACATGCTCTACCTGCCCCCCGGCTGGGCCCACCACGGCGTCAGCCAGTCCGACGACTGCCTGACCCTCTCGGTGGGCTTCCGCGCGCCCTCCGCCGACGAGGCGATCACCTCTTTCGCCGACTTCCTGGGCGAGCAGCTGCCGGCATCAAAGCGCTACTCCGACGCCGGCATGGCCCCGCTCGGGGACCCGGCCGAGCTGGACGATGCCGCCATCGCGCGCATGCGCGCCCTGATCCTCGAGACCCTCGACGACCCGGCCCAGCTGGCCCAGTGGTTCGGCCGGGTGATGACCCAGCCCAAGTACGTCGACCAGCTGGTGGCCAGCGACACCCCCACCGACCCCGCCGCGCTTGTTGCGGCACTACAGGAAGGCGAGATGCTCGTGCGCAGCCCCGGCTCGCGCTTCGCCTGGCGGGCCCTGGACGACGAGCGTGCCACCCTGTTCGCCGACGGCGACGGCGTCGAGTGCCCCCTGGCGCTGGCGCAGCTGGTGGCCTCCGAGCTCCCGCTGGACGCCGAGGCGCTGGCCCTGCCCGGCGCCGCCGAGCTGATGACCGCCCTGCTGGATGCCGGCAGCCTGGCCTGGGCGGATGACGAGTGA
- a CDS encoding C40 family peptidase → MDVTSSCRALCVVVSLALLAGCASAPRDVASRDAEEPYFARQLPGISGDWGLAMSPVDNPILEARALGNPPPALIQQALLAQHERWVGTPYRIGGTSSSGIDCSALVQSVFEETFRVSLPRTTGEQVHQGAPVERSELVPGDLVFFRPPGRYDHVGIYLGEGRFLHASTSRGVMISELDNRYWQRYYWQARRTLEPTTLAQRVMVGDQG, encoded by the coding sequence ATGGACGTCACCTCGTCGTGCCGAGCCCTGTGTGTTGTCGTGTCGCTGGCCCTGCTGGCCGGCTGTGCCTCCGCTCCTCGCGATGTCGCCTCCCGCGACGCCGAGGAGCCCTACTTCGCCCGTCAGCTGCCCGGGATATCCGGCGACTGGGGGCTGGCCATGTCGCCGGTGGACAATCCGATTCTGGAGGCGCGCGCCCTCGGCAATCCCCCGCCCGCCCTGATTCAGCAGGCGCTGCTGGCCCAGCATGAACGCTGGGTCGGTACGCCTTACCGCATTGGCGGCACCTCCTCCAGCGGGATCGACTGCTCGGCGCTGGTGCAGAGCGTCTTCGAGGAGACCTTCCGCGTCTCCCTGCCGCGCACCACCGGCGAGCAGGTCCACCAGGGGGCGCCGGTCGAACGCAGCGAACTGGTACCCGGCGACCTAGTCTTCTTCCGCCCGCCGGGCCGCTATGACCACGTCGGCATCTACCTGGGCGAGGGGCGCTTTCTGCATGCCTCCACCTCCCGGGGGGTGATGATCTCCGAACTCGACAACCGCTACTGGCAGCGCTACTACTGGCAGGCCCGTCGCACCCTGGAGCCCACCACCCTGGCCCAGCGTGTGATGGTCGGCGACCAGGGCTGA
- a CDS encoding DUF1266 domain-containing protein, with amino-acid sequence MIDPLNAWWAQQLVLCDWAFDPDPLSVEPQAALMRLHGLGVADRGELGWRLVESFGVGGSMADPARLLAALELVALAGAAGWLDERAGRAWAHRLAAEISAHHRDLDAWLSALRRARSAEGWVRGDDGFFEACEALAALEHDGDGITWERLGEWLAIHDTLPPLWPVEEEAQVWRLRAGFAPVISVPAIEGDWSGLAGWLGEAWQIHHRDDLIRSLLWLGGQGDRQGWDLDATRLLESDPASRYAWLHKLEGEDQRYGRVLLEFIEHGEPLEWAAWDWLRLIDLAWAGACMGWLSGREAADFALHGADLVMHRYSDWAALARAYQRGRSLFEGRNLLSTFEADWRLLLQSPVSPWRPALQGLVGHEPLERSRQAIRAWRADPRHWVLALAAVREPELAARQGPAGPVAVARREDALQYLAETLDLHPDEGISALSRYWLPAQAHHLNQLAADAAHGALPPAETSFGHADPAGLASRDALRRGSRHAATIHMAEKYAFYLQMAMDCEAFDAEGLAALADALRASLCRFYPDPRRLLEAWATWEGLLPEEEQPSLVVEIRWHEEDPGSLFHWLDWRAGEWQEPGPRPSLNLFTAMALVGPLNSPAWSLPHPESERERVSIREWIDGHYGLQGAEELGEFLEFLLESGDRPEYLINYAPYTLNAARLGSEIATLESGECSDEERTHLLRLQRVRDNEDGCNETDMAAWDVAQAVDLAIAARQLGWLEERAFVAVLERAHGLAAAHYSGWEAYARGLYAGFSFFMGETPERESFVAGFRQALVAWLSAAPPLAGPWASLEFPGARPRHWAPMHIDTLPGDSRTLH; translated from the coding sequence TTGATCGATCCGCTGAATGCCTGGTGGGCCCAGCAGCTGGTGCTGTGTGACTGGGCCTTCGACCCCGACCCGCTGAGCGTGGAACCTCAGGCCGCCCTGATGCGCCTGCACGGGCTGGGCGTGGCGGACCGCGGCGAGCTCGGCTGGCGCCTGGTGGAGTCCTTCGGCGTGGGCGGCAGCATGGCCGACCCGGCTCGCCTGCTGGCGGCCCTGGAGCTGGTCGCCCTGGCCGGTGCCGCGGGCTGGCTGGACGAGCGGGCCGGGCGCGCCTGGGCCCATCGTCTGGCCGCCGAGATCAGCGCCCATCACCGGGACCTGGATGCCTGGCTTTCTGCACTGCGTCGGGCGCGCAGCGCCGAGGGATGGGTGCGCGGCGATGACGGCTTCTTCGAGGCCTGCGAGGCGCTGGCTGCCCTCGAGCACGATGGCGATGGCATCACCTGGGAGCGTCTCGGCGAGTGGCTGGCGATCCACGATACGCTGCCGCCGCTGTGGCCCGTCGAGGAGGAGGCACAGGTGTGGCGCCTGCGCGCCGGCTTCGCGCCGGTGATAAGCGTGCCCGCCATCGAGGGGGACTGGTCGGGCCTGGCCGGCTGGCTGGGCGAGGCGTGGCAGATCCACCACCGTGACGACCTGATCCGTTCCCTGCTGTGGCTGGGCGGGCAGGGCGATCGTCAGGGCTGGGACCTGGACGCCACGCGGCTGCTGGAGAGCGATCCGGCGAGCCGCTATGCCTGGCTTCACAAGCTCGAGGGGGAGGATCAGCGCTATGGCCGGGTGCTGCTCGAGTTCATCGAGCACGGCGAGCCCCTGGAGTGGGCGGCCTGGGACTGGCTGCGGCTGATCGACCTGGCCTGGGCCGGGGCCTGCATGGGCTGGCTCAGCGGCCGGGAGGCCGCCGACTTCGCGCTTCACGGCGCCGACCTGGTGATGCACCGCTACAGCGATTGGGCGGCCCTGGCCCGGGCCTATCAGCGCGGCAGGAGCCTCTTCGAGGGGCGCAACCTGCTGAGCACCTTCGAGGCCGACTGGCGGCTGCTGCTGCAGTCGCCGGTCAGTCCCTGGCGCCCGGCCCTGCAGGGGCTGGTGGGGCACGAGCCGCTGGAGCGCTCCCGGCAGGCCATTCGGGCTTGGCGAGCCGATCCCCGACACTGGGTGCTGGCCCTGGCCGCGGTGCGTGAGCCCGAGCTGGCGGCTCGCCAGGGGCCCGCCGGGCCGGTAGCGGTAGCGCGCCGCGAGGACGCCCTCCAGTACCTGGCCGAGACCCTCGACCTGCACCCCGACGAGGGCATCTCGGCGCTCTCCCGCTACTGGCTGCCGGCCCAGGCGCACCACCTCAACCAGCTGGCCGCCGATGCGGCCCATGGCGCCCTGCCGCCGGCGGAGACCTCCTTTGGCCACGCCGACCCGGCGGGGCTGGCAAGCCGCGATGCGCTGCGCCGCGGCAGCCGTCATGCGGCCACCATCCACATGGCCGAGAAGTACGCCTTCTATCTGCAGATGGCCATGGACTGCGAGGCCTTCGACGCCGAGGGGCTGGCGGCGCTGGCCGATGCCCTGCGCGCCTCGCTGTGCCGCTTCTATCCGGACCCCCGCCGCCTGCTGGAGGCCTGGGCGACCTGGGAGGGACTGCTGCCGGAGGAGGAGCAGCCTTCGTTGGTGGTCGAGATCCGCTGGCATGAGGAGGACCCCGGCAGCCTGTTTCACTGGCTCGACTGGCGTGCCGGCGAATGGCAGGAGCCGGGGCCGCGTCCCAGCCTGAACCTGTTCACCGCCATGGCACTGGTGGGGCCGCTCAACAGCCCGGCCTGGAGCCTGCCCCATCCGGAAAGCGAGCGTGAGCGCGTATCGATCCGCGAGTGGATCGATGGCCACTACGGGCTCCAGGGGGCCGAGGAGCTGGGCGAGTTCCTGGAGTTCCTGCTCGAGTCCGGCGACCGTCCGGAGTATCTGATCAACTACGCGCCCTACACCCTGAACGCCGCCCGGCTCGGCTCCGAGATCGCTACCCTGGAGTCCGGCGAGTGCAGCGACGAGGAGCGCACCCACCTGCTGCGCCTGCAGCGGGTGCGGGACAACGAGGACGGCTGCAACGAGACCGACATGGCCGCCTGGGACGTGGCTCAGGCGGTGGATCTGGCCATCGCCGCACGCCAGCTGGGCTGGCTGGAGGAGCGCGCCTTCGTGGCGGTGCTGGAGCGTGCCCATGGCCTGGCGGCAGCCCACTACTCGGGGTGGGAGGCCTATGCTCGCGGGCTCTACGCCGGCTTCTCCTTCTTCATGGGCGAGACCCCGGAGCGGGAGAGCTTCGTTGCCGGCTTTCGGCAGGCCCTGGTGGCCTGGCTGTCCGCGGCCCCGCCCCTGGCCGGGCCCTGGGCAAGCCTGGAGTTTCCCGGGGCACGCCCGCGCCACTGGGCGCCGATGCATATCGACACCCTGCCGGGTGATTCGCGCACCCTGCACTGA
- a CDS encoding GlsB/YeaQ/YmgE family stress response membrane protein: MGLIAWLIIGGLAGWIAGHIMRGGGFGILGNIGVGVVGAVIGGFLFSLLGLQAGGFVGSLVTAIVGAVVLLWVISKVRKA, encoded by the coding sequence ATGGGACTGATTGCCTGGTTGATCATCGGCGGGCTGGCGGGGTGGATCGCCGGTCACATCATGCGCGGAGGCGGCTTCGGCATCCTCGGCAATATCGGCGTCGGCGTGGTGGGCGCGGTGATCGGCGGCTTCCTGTTCAGCCTGCTGGGGCTGCAGGCCGGGGGCTTCGTCGGCTCGCTGGTCACCGCCATCGTCGGGGCCGTGGTGCTGCTGTGGGTGATCTCGAAGGTCAGGAAGGCCTGA
- a CDS encoding MFS transporter produces MIQIRTRAWWRATLALSLGSFLVFINLYAPQPLLPELREAYGVSTLAVGLVMSVATLALAASLLVFGPLSDAIGRAAIMRLTLLAAGALSLGLSLAPSFEVLLVLRGLQGFVLGGLPAVAIAWMGDEFEPSAMLPAIGLYIGANSLGGISGRLVGGAVGEVAGSSASFLAVGVITQVGLVVFWKLLPTARGFVPRRFELRGAARDLAGHLRNPLLLAAYLLGGLNFLIFINQYSYLTFRLAQAPFELGPSVLGLVFLTYLGGTLGSSLSGRLARRLTPPACMMLGILILMGGTLVTLAGSLALIVLGLTINAFGFFLAHAMASSWVGRHAGQARGSASALYLVFYYSGASLGAFWLEPFWQVGAWPGVALASWLVLGVTLAIAAWLWRRQRP; encoded by the coding sequence ATGATCCAGATTCGAACCCGTGCCTGGTGGCGCGCGACCCTGGCTCTCAGCCTGGGTTCCTTCCTCGTCTTCATCAATCTCTACGCCCCTCAGCCGCTGCTGCCGGAGCTGCGCGAGGCCTATGGGGTCTCCACCCTGGCCGTGGGGCTGGTGATGTCGGTCGCGACCCTTGCCCTGGCGGCCTCGCTGCTGGTCTTCGGTCCGCTGTCGGACGCCATCGGTCGCGCGGCCATCATGCGCCTGACGCTGCTGGCGGCCGGCGCGCTGTCGCTGGGTCTGTCACTGGCACCCAGCTTCGAGGTGCTGCTGGTGCTGCGCGGGCTGCAGGGCTTCGTGCTGGGCGGGCTGCCGGCGGTGGCCATCGCCTGGATGGGGGACGAGTTCGAGCCTTCGGCGATGCTGCCGGCGATTGGCCTCTATATCGGTGCCAACTCCCTGGGCGGGATCAGCGGCCGCCTGGTGGGCGGGGCCGTGGGGGAGGTGGCCGGCAGTTCCGCCAGCTTCCTGGCGGTAGGCGTGATCACACAGGTGGGGCTGGTGGTGTTCTGGAAGCTGCTGCCGACGGCCAGGGGCTTCGTGCCACGCCGATTCGAGCTGCGCGGCGCAGCGCGAGATCTCGCCGGGCACCTGCGTAACCCGTTGCTGCTGGCCGCCTACCTGCTGGGCGGGCTCAACTTCCTGATCTTCATCAACCAGTACAGCTACCTGACCTTCCGCCTGGCCCAGGCGCCCTTCGAGCTGGGGCCGAGCGTGCTGGGGCTGGTCTTCCTGACCTATCTGGGGGGCACCCTGGGCTCATCGCTCTCCGGCCGGCTGGCGCGGCGCCTGACACCGCCAGCCTGCATGATGCTGGGCATCCTGATCCTCATGGGTGGGACCCTGGTGACCCTGGCGGGGTCGCTGGCGCTGATCGTGCTCGGCCTGACCATCAACGCCTTTGGTTTCTTCCTGGCCCACGCCATGGCCTCGAGCTGGGTGGGACGCCATGCCGGACAGGCCAGGGGCAGCGCCTCGGCGCTCTATCTGGTCTTCTACTACAGCGGCGCCAGTCTGGGGGCCTTCTGGCTGGAACCCTTCTGGCAGGTCGGGGCCTGGCCCGGGGTCGCGCTGGCCTCCTGGTTGGTGCTGGGCGTCACCCTGGCGATTGCCGCCTGGCTGTGGCGACGACAGCGCCCATGA
- the gabT gene encoding 4-aminobutyrate--2-oxoglutarate transaminase — protein MTNAELNDLKKRYVANGAASPATQFADRAENAVIWDADGNRIIDFAGGIGVLNIGHRHPKVVEAVKAQLDRVMHTCQTVMPYEGYVKVAEKLSQITPVRGHAKVMLANSGAEALENAVKIARAATGKNNVICFDGGYHGRTFMTMAMNGKVAPYAADFGSMPGNVFRAPYPVPYHGVSEDEALRGLKMALKTDANPRDTAAIVLEPVLGEGGFYPAPASFLKAVREICDEHGMLMIVDEVQSGFGRTGKMFAIEHSGVEPDLITMAKSMAAGMPISAVVGTDVHMDASGPNSLGGTYTGSPVSCAAVLAVLEVFEEENILARSQALGEKLGKRFAKWQQAFDCVDNGRHLGAMAAIDLVSDRANHTPDADLAAALCKRAREKGLVLLSCGLYGNTIRFLMPVTIEDEVLEEGLAIVEASLKELVGQPTTA, from the coding sequence ATGACCAACGCGGAACTCAACGACCTGAAGAAGCGCTATGTCGCCAACGGCGCGGCCAGCCCCGCCACCCAGTTCGCCGATCGCGCCGAGAACGCCGTGATCTGGGATGCCGATGGCAACCGCATCATCGACTTCGCCGGCGGCATCGGCGTACTCAACATCGGTCACCGCCACCCCAAGGTGGTCGAGGCCGTCAAGGCGCAGCTCGACCGCGTGATGCACACCTGCCAGACCGTGATGCCCTACGAGGGCTACGTGAAGGTGGCCGAGAAACTCAGCCAGATCACCCCGGTGCGCGGCCACGCCAAGGTGATGCTGGCCAACTCCGGGGCCGAGGCCCTCGAGAACGCCGTCAAGATCGCCCGCGCCGCCACCGGCAAGAACAACGTGATCTGCTTCGACGGCGGCTACCACGGCCGCACCTTCATGACCATGGCCATGAACGGCAAGGTCGCCCCCTACGCCGCCGACTTCGGCAGCATGCCGGGCAACGTCTTCCGCGCCCCCTACCCGGTGCCCTACCACGGCGTCAGCGAGGACGAGGCCCTGCGCGGCCTCAAGATGGCGCTGAAGACCGACGCCAACCCCCGCGATACCGCAGCCATCGTGCTGGAGCCGGTGCTCGGCGAAGGCGGCTTCTACCCCGCCCCGGCCAGCTTCCTCAAGGCGGTGCGCGAGATCTGCGACGAGCACGGCATGCTGATGATCGTCGACGAGGTGCAGTCAGGCTTCGGCCGCACCGGCAAGATGTTCGCCATCGAGCACAGCGGCGTCGAGCCGGATCTGATCACCATGGCCAAGAGCATGGCGGCCGGCATGCCGATCTCCGCCGTGGTAGGCACCGACGTGCACATGGACGCCTCCGGCCCCAACTCCCTGGGCGGCACCTACACCGGCAGCCCGGTCTCCTGTGCGGCCGTGCTGGCGGTGCTCGAGGTGTTCGAGGAGGAGAACATCCTCGCCAGGAGCCAGGCCTTGGGCGAGAAGCTGGGCAAGCGCTTCGCCAAGTGGCAGCAGGCCTTCGACTGCGTGGACAACGGCCGCCACCTGGGCGCCATGGCGGCCATCGACCTCGTTTCCGACAGGGCCAACCACACCCCGGACGCCGACCTGGCCGCGGCGCTGTGCAAGCGCGCCCGCGAGAAGGGGCTGGTGCTGCTCTCCTGCGGCCTCTACGGCAATACCATCCGCTTCCTGATGCCCGTCACCATCGAGGACGAGGTGCTGGAGGAGGGCCTGGCCATCGTCGAGGCCTCCCTCAAGGAGCTGGTGGGCCAGCCCACCACCGCCTGA
- a CDS encoding glycine zipper 2TM domain-containing protein yields MKRLLPILAIGALTLAGCANTSTMGGNVYRGSQAGTAQTVTFGTIEAVRQVQIQADSRAGGIVGTGGGAVVGGLLGRQVGGGSGRDLATAAGVIGGAVAGSRIEEATNRVNALEMEIRRDDGQRVVIVQKADQRFQTGQRVRLIGSGANMTVAPY; encoded by the coding sequence ATGAAGCGACTTCTTCCCATCCTTGCCATCGGTGCCCTGACCCTGGCTGGCTGCGCCAATACCTCGACGATGGGCGGCAACGTCTACCGTGGCAGCCAGGCCGGCACCGCCCAGACCGTGACCTTCGGCACCATCGAGGCCGTGCGCCAGGTGCAGATCCAGGCCGACAGCCGCGCCGGGGGCATCGTCGGCACCGGCGGTGGTGCCGTGGTCGGTGGCCTGCTGGGCCGCCAGGTAGGTGGCGGCAGCGGTCGCGACCTGGCGACTGCCGCCGGTGTGATCGGTGGCGCCGTGGCTGGCTCGCGCATCGAGGAGGCCACCAACCGCGTCAACGCCCTGGAGATGGAGATCCGTCGCGATGACGGCCAGCGCGTGGTGATCGTCCAGAAGGCCGACCAACGTTTCCAGACCGGCCAGCGCGTGCGCCTGATCGGCAGCGGTGCCAACATGACCGTGGCTCCCTACTGA